A genomic window from Silurus meridionalis isolate SWU-2019-XX chromosome 21, ASM1480568v1, whole genome shotgun sequence includes:
- the bola1 gene encoding bolA-like protein 1 isoform X1, translating to MLAGLLWPSSPSSLPMLVHVRRFIRSSSVTLYSSRSSHPMEAAPNRPVEASISTKLTRALEPEHLEVLNESHMHAVPPGSESHFRVLVVSSRFEGLSLLQRHRLVNETLSHELSTSVHALAIQAKTPEQWSSNPSLDKSPACLGGSKHDRTMAENSNQDLTDQILIT from the coding sequence ATGCTCGCAGGTCTGCTGTGGCCATCGTCTCCCTCCTCGCTCCCGATGCTGGTCCATGTCCGCCGCTTCATCCGTTCCTCCTCCGTCACTCTCTACTCATCTAGATCATCTCATCCCATGGAGGCTGCTCCCAATCGCCCAGTCGAAGCCTCCATTAGCACCAAACTGACTCGGGCTCTCGAGCCGGAGCACCTGGAGGTTCTGAACGAGAGCCACATGCACGCCGTGCCCCCAGGTTCCGAGTCTCACTTCAGGGTGTTGGTGGTGAGCTCTCGTTTCGAGGGCTTGTCCCTGCTGCAGCGCCACCGCCTGGTCAACGAGACCCTGAGTCACGAGCTGAGCACCAGCGTTCACGCTCTCGCCATCCAGGCCAAGACTCCTGAGCAGTGGAGCAGCAACCCGAGTCTGGACAAGAGCCCGGCGTGCCTCGGAGGGTCCAAACATGACAGAACCATGGCAGAAAACTCAAATCAGGACTTGACTGATCAGATACTAATTACGTGA
- the bola1 gene encoding bolA-like protein 1 isoform X2 — MLVHVRRFIRSSSVTLYSSRSSHPMEAAPNRPVEASISTKLTRALEPEHLEVLNESHMHAVPPGSESHFRVLVVSSRFEGLSLLQRHRLVNETLSHELSTSVHALAIQAKTPEQWSSNPSLDKSPACLGGSKHDRTMAENSNQDLTDQILIT, encoded by the coding sequence ATGCTGGTCCATGTCCGCCGCTTCATCCGTTCCTCCTCCGTCACTCTCTACTCATCTAGATCATCTCATCCCATGGAGGCTGCTCCCAATCGCCCAGTCGAAGCCTCCATTAGCACCAAACTGACTCGGGCTCTCGAGCCGGAGCACCTGGAGGTTCTGAACGAGAGCCACATGCACGCCGTGCCCCCAGGTTCCGAGTCTCACTTCAGGGTGTTGGTGGTGAGCTCTCGTTTCGAGGGCTTGTCCCTGCTGCAGCGCCACCGCCTGGTCAACGAGACCCTGAGTCACGAGCTGAGCACCAGCGTTCACGCTCTCGCCATCCAGGCCAAGACTCCTGAGCAGTGGAGCAGCAACCCGAGTCTGGACAAGAGCCCGGCGTGCCTCGGAGGGTCCAAACATGACAGAACCATGGCAGAAAACTCAAATCAGGACTTGACTGATCAGATACTAATTACGTGA
- the sv2a gene encoding synaptic vesicle glycoprotein 2A produces MDEGYRDRTAFIKGAKDIAKEVKRHAGKKVGRHVDRVADEYTKRSYTRFEEDDDDDDYPVQAQDGSYYRSNSRANDDDDAAHSDSTEGHDEDDEIYEGEYQGIPRQDSAGKADGQAGGAAQVQQRDMAQYEAERRKDQEELAQQYETILQECGHGRFQWSLYFVLGLALMADGVEIFVVGFVLPSAEKDMCLSEPNKGMLGLIVYLGMMVGAFVWGGLADRIGRRQTLLISLSINSVFAFFSSFVQGYSSFLFCRLLSGVGIGGSIPIVFSYYSEFLAQEKRGEHLSWLCMFWMIGGIYASAMAWAIIPHYGWSFQMGSAYQFHSWRVFVLVCALPSVAAIAALNTMPESPRFYLEVKRKHDEAWMILKQVHDTNMRAKGYPERVFSVTTIKTVKQLDELVDMGDDTTAWHQRWKLKLVNLFHQVWSNFLTVFNPEYRRVTYMMMAVWFSMSFSYYGLTVWFPDMIKYLQKQEYNSRTKVFLKQKVEHMTFNFTLENQIHREGEYFNTKFLNLKMKSMVFEDSLFEECYFEDITSTNTFFKNCTFIATLFYNTDLFKYRLINSRLLNSTFLHNKEGCLLDFSDDNNAYMIYFVSFLGTLAVLPGNIVSALLMDKIGRLRMLAGSSVISCVSCFFLSFGNSESAMIALLCLFGGISIASWNALDVLTVELYPSDKRTTAFGFLNALCKLAAVLGISIFQSFVGITKAVPILFASGALATGSFLAMKLPETRGQVLQ; encoded by the exons ATGGACGAGGGCTACAGAGACCGAACGGCCTTCATCAAGGGCGCCAAGGACATTGCCAAAGAAGTGAAGCGGCATGCAGGGAAGAAAGTGGGCCGTCACGTGGACCGCGTGGCTGACGAGTACACCAAACGCTCGTACACGCGCTTCGAGGAGGACGACGATGACGATGATTACCCCGTGCAGGCCCAAGACGGGAGCTACTACCGCAGCAACAGCCGTGCCAACGACGACGATGATGCCGCACACAGTGACTCCACCGAGGGCCACGACGAGGACGATGAGATCTACGAGGGGGAGTACCAGGGCATCCCGAGACAGGACTCAGCAGGCAAGGCGGACGGCCAGGCGGGCGGAGCTGCACAGGTGCAGCAACGCGACATGGCGCAGTATGAGGCCGAGAGGCGCAAGGACCAGGAGGAGCTGGCGCAGCAATACGAGACCATCCTGCAAGAGTGTGGCCACGGACGCTTCCAGTGGTCGCTTTACTTCGTCCTGGGGCTGGCACTCATGGCCGACGGCGTGGAAATCTTCGTCGTGGGCTTCGTGTTGCCCAGCGCTGAGAAGGACATGTGCCTTTCGGAGCCAAACAAGGGCATGCTGG GACTCATTGTCTACCTGGGCATGATGGTAGGTGCTTTTGTGTGGGGCGGCCTGGCTGATCGGATCGGTCGCAGGCAGACTCTGctcatctctctgtccatcAACAGCGTCTTTGCTTTCTTCTCCTCATTTGTCCAAGGATACAGCTCCTTCCTGTTCTGCCGCCTACTCTCTGGTGTTGG AATTGGAGGGTCCATCCCTATAGTCTTCTCATACTACTCTGAGTTTTTGGCTCAGGAGAAGCGTGGTGAACATTTAAGCTGGCTCTGCATGTTCTGGATGATCGGGGGTATCTATGCTTCAGCCATGGCCTGGGCCATCATCCCCCATTACG GCTGGAGTTTCCAGATGGGCTCAGCCTACCAGTTCCACAGCTGGAGAGTCTTTGTTTTGGTGTGCGCTTTGCCCTCGGTGGCTGCCATCGCTGCTCTCAACACCATGCCGGAAAGTCCACGCTTCTACCTGGAGGTCA AACGGAAACACGATGAAGCCTGGATGATCCTGAAACAAGTTCATGACACCAACATGAGGGCCAAGGGCTACCCCGAGAGGGTCTTCTCA GTGACCACCATTAAGACCGTGAAGCAGTTGGATGAACTGGTGGATATGGGAGATGATACCACAGCCTGGCACCAGCGCTGGAAGCTCAAGCTTGTTAATCTGTTTCATCAG GTTTGGAGCAACTTCTTGACTGTTTTCAATCCAGAGTACCGCCGTGTCACCTACATGATGATGGCAGTCTGGTTCTCCATGTCGTTCAG CTACTACGGCCTGACTGTGTGGTTCCCTGACATGATCAAATACCTGCAAAAGCAGGAGTACAACTCACGCACTAAAGTCTTCCTCAAGCAGAAAGTGGAGCACATGACCTTCAACTTCACCTTGGAGAACCAGATCCATCGTGAGGGAGAGTACTTCAACACCAA GTTTTTGAATCTCAAGATGAAGTCCATGGTATTCGAAGACTCCCTGTTTGAAGAGTGTTACTTTGAGGACATCACCTCCACCAACACCTTCTTCAAGAACTGCACTTTCATCGCTACCCTCTTCTACAACACAG atttGTTTAAGTACAGGCTGATCAACAGCCGCCTCCTCAACAGCACCTTCCTGCATAACAAAGAGGGCTGCCTTCTGGACTTCAGCGATGATAACAACGCCTACATGATCTACTTTGTCAGTTTTCTGGGCACTCTGGCTGTCCTGCCTGGGAACATCGTGTCCGCTCTGCTCATGGACAAAATCGGACGCCTGAGGATGCTGG CCGGCTCCAGCGTGATCTCCTGTGTCAGCTGTTTCTTCCTGTCGTTTGGGAACAGCGAATCGGCCATGATCGCCCTGCTCTGTCTGTTCGGGGGGATCAGCATTGCATCTTGGAATGCTTTGGATGTTCTTACGGTAGAACTTTACCCATCTGATAAGAG AACTACAGCTTTCGGATTCCTGAATGCCCTGTGCAAGCTTGCCGCCGTGCTGGGGATCAGCATCTTCCAGTCGTTTGTGGGCATCACCAAAGCCGTGCCCATCCTGTTCGCCTCAGGCGCGTTGGCAACCGGCAGCTTCTTGGCCATGAAGCTCCCGGAGACGAGGGGGCAGGTGCTTCAATAG